One Gossypium raimondii isolate GPD5lz chromosome 3, ASM2569854v1, whole genome shotgun sequence genomic window carries:
- the LOC105794487 gene encoding uncharacterized protein LOC105794487, whose protein sequence is MECNKDEATRAKELAEKKFIAKDINGAKKFALKAQNLYPGLDGIPQMIATLNVYISAENKINGEADWYAVLGVNPLADDESVRKQYRKLALMLHPDKNKSIGAEGAFKLISEAWSLLSDKGRRAAYDKRRYAKVTQTVPTPSGSSKASKAANGFYNAAKTSTSNVKTSKSSNPHAAQSSTPSGRSSNTAAGQSSNPASFHKPKPNTFWTICHRCKMHYEYLRVYLNHNLLCPNCHEPFLAVETAPPTTSTPTPWKFSQQRHNSNGQAGNKSSNNIGRNHSSSYSAAGFASHDSYSQSNFQWGPFSRTGGTSTAAQAASVVQQAYEKVRREREEAQAATKREEAMRKKHHGSKRASGASSSGYTNAAKRRRGMEDGSANVHGTSITNQIGVGNGGAANLSGSKLGSLEAGWINGTNKHNNARDISQIEMQSLLVEKAKREIQKKLNEWNSAAAAKTTSKDIKGNENANEKQNKSFVNNDAQDQKKSEGLVDEINGDHLVKPFLVSSGVGFDAETLEAMSIDVPDPDFHDFDKDRTERSFEDNQVWAAYDDDDGMPRCYAMIHNVISRDPLKMRISWLNSKTNSELGPLDWVGSGFSKTCGEFRIGRHEINSSLNSFSHKVRWTKGMRGTIRIYPRKGDVWAIYRHWSPDWNELTANEVIHKYDMVEILDDYNEELGVTVTPLVKVAGFKTVFHRHLDHREIRRIPREEMFRFSHQVPSYLLTGQEASNAPKGCRELDPAATPVELLQVIMDVKDEEILEKGKVITEENVVDVEKANDGGVVENRDKMKKEEDSGFKALEDVEVLVNVGNT, encoded by the coding sequence ATGGAGTGCAATAAGGATGAGGCCACTAGAGCTAAAGAGCTTGCTGAGAAGAAGTTCATAGCAAAGGATATTAATGGAGCAAAGAAATTTGCTTTGAAAGCCCAGAATTTGTATCCTGGTCTGGATGGCATTCCCCAAATGATAGCAACACTCAATGTTTATATTTCTGCGGAGAACAAAATCAATGGAGAAGCAGATTGGTATGCTGTGCTCGGTGTGAATCCACTGGCTGATGATGAATCGGTGAGGAAGCAATATAGGAAACTGGCACTAATGCTTCACCCTGACAAAAATAAGTCTATAGGAGCTGAAGGGGCATTTAAACTTATTTCAGAGGCTTGGAGTTTGTTGTCTGATAAGGGTAGGAGAGCAGCATATGACAAGAGGAGGTATGCAAAAGTAACGCAAACAGTTCCAACACCTAGTGGGAGTTCGAAGGCGTCAAAAGCAGCAAATGGCTTTTACAACGCTGCCAAGACAAGCACTTCAAATGTGAAAACTTCCAAGAGTAGTAACCCTCATGCAGCTCAGTCATCGACCCCTTCTGGTCGTTCGTCAAATACTGCTGCTGGTCAGTCATCAAACCCTGCATCATTTCATAAGCCAAAACCAAATACCTTCTGGACTATCTGTCATCGGTGCAAGATGCATTATGAGTATCTGAGAGTTTATCTTAATCATAATCTATTGTGCCCCAACTGCCATGAGCCATTTTTGGCTGTAGAAACTGCTCCCCCAACTACATCTACCCCAACCCCTTGGAAATTTTCACAGCAGCGGCATAACTCAAATGGTCAAGCAGGTAACAAAAGCTCAAATAATATAGGAAGAAACCATTCCTCTTCTTATAGTGCTGCCGGATTTGCTAGTCATGATTCATATAGTCAAAGCAACTTCCAGTGGGGTCCCTTCTCTAGGACAGGTGGTACTTCAACTGCAGCTCAAGCTGCTAGTGTGGTTCAGCAGGCATATGAGAAAGTGAGGAGAGAGCGGGAGGAAGCACAGGCAGCAACTAAAAGAGAAGAGGCCATGCGGAAAAAGCATCATGGCTCTAAAAGGGCTAGCGGTGCTTCTTCAAGCGGATACACAAATGCTGCAAAGAGGAGGAGAGGCATGGAAGATGGTAGTGCCAACGTCCATGGAACTAGTATTACCAATCAAATTGGTGTAGGAAATGGTGGTGCAGCTAATCTATCAGGATCTAAGCTAGGCAGTTTAGAAGCTGGTTGGATCAATGGAACCAATAAGCACAATAATGCAAGAGATATCTCCCAGATAGAAATGCAAAGTCTGTTGGTGGAGAAGGCGAAGAGAGAAATTCAAAAGAAACTGAATGAATGGAATTCAGCAGCGGCAGCTAAGACTACATCCAAAGATATTAAAGGCAATGAAAATGCAAATGAGAAACAAAACAAATCTTTTGTAAACAATGATGCACAGGATCAGAAGAAGTCAGAGGGGCTTGTTGATGAAATCAATGGGGATCATTTGGTCAAGCCTTTTCTTGTCAGTTCTGGTGTTGGTTTTGATGCAGAAACATTGGAAGCAATGTCCATAGATGTCCCGGATCCagattttcatgattttgacAAGGATCGAACTGAAAGATCTTTTGAAGATAACCAGGTATGGGCTgcatatgatgatgatgatgggatGCCTCGATGTTATGCTATGATACATAATGTTATTTCTCGAGATCCACTCAAGATGAGGATCAGCTGGCTTAATTCGAAAACTAACAGTGAATTGGGTCCACTTGACTGGGTAGGTTCTGGTTTCTCAAAAACCTGCGGGGAGTTTAGAATAGGTAGGCATGAGATTAACAGCTCACTTAATTCTTTTTCACACAAAGTTAGGTGGACAAAGGGGATGCGTGGGACCATTCGTATATATCCAAGAAAGGGTGATGTTTGGGCGATCTATAGGCACTGGTCCCCTGACTGGAATGAGTTAACAGCCAATGAAGTAATACACAAGTATGATATGGTAGAAATATTGGATGACTACAATGAAGAACTAGGTGTCACAGTTACTCCCCTTGTCAAGGTTGCTGGTTTCAAGACGGTCTTCCACCGACATCTGGACCATAGAGAAATCAGGAGGATTCCAAGAGAAGAGATGTTTCGTTTCTCTCATCAAGTTCCTTCGTACTTGCTTACAGGTCAAGAGGCTTCCAATGCTCCAAAGGGTTGCCGGGAGCTAGACCCAGCTGCTACACCAGTGGAACTTCTTCAGGTAATTATGGATGTTAAGGATGAAGAGATTCTGGAAAAGGGTAAGGTTATTACTGAAGAAAATGTTGTGGATGTCGAGAAAGCTAATGATGGAGGGGTGGTGGAGAATCGTGACAAAATGAAGAAAGAAGAGGACAGTGGTTTTAAAGCTCTTGAAGACGTAGAAGTTTTAGTCAATGTTGGAAATACTTAA